The genomic DNA GTAGGAACAGCCTCGAATTCGGCCTCCAGGATTATAATATTTAAAAAAAATATAAATTGGAAGATCTTTTATTGGTTTGTTCCCTTTTCGATACCCGCGGTTTTATTAGGTGCCTGGCTCATAAAATTTCTGAATCCTATATATCTACAATTATCCGTTTCTCTTTTTCTTTTAGTGAATCTCCCTGAAATTTTTAAATCAAAGACGGATCATGAAACAAATGAGAAACCATATCCGAATTTTATTTTAGCCGTAATCGGATTTTTGTCCGGCTTGGTATCCGGGATCACCGGAGCAATCGGGTTATTATTCAATAGGTTTTACTTAAGTTACGGACTTCAAAAAGAAGAGATAGTCGCCACAAGAGCGGCAAACGAACTATTCCTTCATTTATTCAAACTTGTAGTTTATATAACCTTAGGATTTTATTCGGAAGCGGCAATTTATATAGGTATTGCAATCGCGTTAGCTTCTATCATATCTTCTTTTTCAATTAAATATATTTTACCTTATATAAGTGATCTTGTTTTTAAAAAGATAGGATATATGTCCATGGTATTAGCCGGGATATTCCTTCTTTCCAGTTCGGTGAATAAGATTATCGATCAGGATCATATCTCCGTATCTACTTCGTGGGTAATTCGAGAACAAGAAACAAGTATCAGTTGGAGGGAAAGTAATTTTATTTTGGAATATTCATGGGAGGAAGGATTAGAAATTGAAAGACCGATCTTTCCACAAGAACTTCCGGATCAATTGATATTAAAATACGAATCGATGACTCGGACTTATGATAGAATATTTCTGGAAAAAGTTTTCCGATTCAGAGAACCGATCAGTTATGAATTTTATTGTTATAAAGGATCGAATTTAACTAAATTTGAATTTTCCGAATAAGTTATCTTATATTTGGATCCCAACTGCTTTCAAATAAAGATATAAAAAAACCTCGAACAGCATTACACCACCCGAGGTTTTTCTTTCTTACGACTTAAGCTCTTAGATCAAGAACATCCAGTGGTTGCGCCGCAGGACATACATTTCAAACAAGAACCGTTTCTTACCATCTCGAAAGATCCACACTCTGTGCAAGAATCTCCAGTATAACCTTTGATCTTGGCTATCTTGATCTCCTCCATAAGAGCTATCGATGAACTTGGTTTTTCAGTCCTCATCATCTGAGAGTAAGAAATTGTTTCCGGCTCGGAAGCAGGAGCAGTTTCCACTACAGCAGAAGCTGTCGGTTGAACAGGAGCCTTAGGTTGGATGGACTCAGAAGATTTTCTGGATCCGATCTCGTCTCCTCTTAGATCTTCCGGAGCTACTTGGCCAAGATCGTATCTTCCCAGGTAAGTGATTGCAAGTTCTCTGAAGATGAAATCGATTACCGAAGTACTCATTTTGATATGTTTGTTTCCGGTCACGATACCATTCGGTTCGAATTTGAAGAATGTGAATGCATCCACAAACTCTTCTAATGGAACCCCATGTTGTAGGCCTAAAGATACGGAAATCGCGAATGCATTCATCAAACTTCTGAATGCCGCACCCTCTTTGTGCATATCCACAAAGATCTCTCCAAGTTGTCCGTCTTCGTATTCGCCAGTTCTTAAATAAACTTTGTGACCGCCAACTACTGCTTTTTGAGTATAACCAGCTCTTCTATTAGGAAGTTTACGTCTATGAGAGATATACTTATAAACGATTTTTTCCGCAAACTGAGAAGGATCTTTAGCGACTGCAGCTTCTACGATCTCTTCTTGTTCTTCTAACTCTATTCCGTTTAGAAGTTCTAATACAGAGTTCAAAGGCTGAGAAAGTTTAGATCCATCGCGATAAAGTGCATTCGCTTTTACCATCATCTTCCAAGAGATATAGTATGCGTTTTTGATATCTTCGATAGTTGCGTCTTCCGGAAGGTTGATCGTTTTAGAGATCGCACCACTGATAAAAGGCTGAGCAGCAGCCATCGTGCGGATATGGGACTCATAGGAAAGATAACGTTTTCCGTATTTACCACATTTGTTTGCGCAATCGAATACAGGATAATCTTTCTCTTTTAAGTAAGGAGCGTTCTCGATGGTCATCGTTCCACAAACATAATCGTTTGCTTTATTAATCTCATCTTTAGAAAAACCTAAATGTTCGAGCAAATTGAATGTGAAAGAATCATAAGTTTCTTTTGCGATCCCTAAGTTCTTTTGTAAGAAATTTTCACCCAAATTGAACTTATTGAATGCGAAATTGATATCGAACGCATAAGGAAGAGAAGATTCTACTTTTTCCAAGATCTCGTTCGTGAAACCTTTTTCTTTCAGGCTTTGGGTATTGATTACAGGAGCCCCGTTTAAGGTAGCATGTCCCTTGCAATAATTTACGATAGATTCGATCTCAGAAGGGGAGTATCCCAATTTACGAAGAGCCAAAGGAACGGATTGGTTGATAATTTTGAAATAACCACCACCCGCTAATTTTTTGAATTTCACCAAAGCGAAATCAGGCTCAATACCAGTAGTATCACAATCCATTACAAGACCGATAGTCCCTGTTGGTGCGATTACTGTAACTTGTGCGTTTCTGTATCCGTGAGCTTCTCCCAAAGAAACTGCATTATCAGAATCTTCTTGAGCAGCTTTCAAAAGGTAAGAAGGGCAGTATGCAGGATCAATTCCTACAGGAGTGATAGTCAGACCTTCGTAATCTTCAGAAGGAACATTATATGCCGCTCTCTTGTGGTTTCTTAGAACTCTAAGCATATGCTTTTTGTTCTTCTCATAACCAGGGAATGGCCCTAATTCTTTCGCCATTTCTGCAGAAGTAGCATAAGCAGTCATATGCATGATAGAAGTGATGGCACCAGTGATCGCCATTGCTTCTTTAGAATCATAAGGAATTCCCATGATCATCAATGCGGAACCAAGGTTTGCATATCCGAGTCCAAGAGTTCTGAACTTATAAGAAAGTTCTGCGATCTCTCTGGAAGGGAATTGAGCCATGGTCACGGAAATTTCAAGAATGATTGTCCAAAGACGGCAAAGATAACGGAAACTTTCTACATCAAAAACAAGAGTTTCCGGATCGACAAATTTCTGTAAGTTCGCAGAAGCCAAGTTACATGCAGTATTGTCCAAGAACATATACTCTGAACACGGGTTGGAAGCATTGATGTTTCCATCTTCAGGACAAGTATGCCATTCGTTGATGGTAGTATGATATTGAGTTCCTGGGTCAGCAGAAGACCAAGCCGCAAAAGAAATTCTATCCCAAAGATCTCTTGCTCTGATGGTTTTTGCAGGTTTAGCAGCTCTTTTTTCTTTGAGAGCTTTTTCCTTTTCAGTTCTGTTATATAAATGCCAAGGAAGATCTTGTTCGACAGCAGCCATAAACTCATTCGGAAGACGAACTGAGTTATTACTATTCTGTCCAGAAACTGTATTATAAGCTTCTGATTGCCAATCTGTAGTTAATTCTTCGAAAATGAGTTCTTTATAACCTTGTCTAGCAAGATCGATTACTCTCTTAATATAATTATCAGGAATTAAAACTTTCTTAGCTTCTACGATGGTTTTCTTAAGAGCGGCATTCTTTTTAGGTTCGAAACGATCCTCTCCCTCCATCTCGTAACAAGCTTTCATGATCGCATTTAGATGTCTGTTGTTCAGAATGGATCCAGTTACAAGGGAAGCTACTTTCTTCTCTTCTTCTACTTTCCAATCTACGAAACGATCGATATCCGGATGATCTACATCCAAACATACCATCTTAGCTGCACGACGAGTGGTTCCACCGGATTTAATAGCACCAGCAGCACGGTCTCCGATCTTTAAGAAACTCATTAAACCGGAACTTTTTCCTCCACCAGAAAGGGATTCATTTTCCGCTCTCAGGTTAGAGAAGTTGGTTCCTGTTCCTGAACCGTATTTGAATAGGCGAGCCTCACGGACCCAAAGATCCATGATACCACCTTCATTTACTAAATCATCATCTACACTTTGAATAAAACATGCATGAGGTTGTGGATGTTCGTATGCGGAAGAAGATTTTACCAATTTTGCACTGGTAGGATCCACATAGAAATGTCCTTGGGATTTACCATCGATCCCATACGCCCAATGTAATCCAGTATTGAACCATTGAGGGGAGTTGGGAGCAGACATCTGAGAAGCCAGCATGAAAGCGACTTCTTCGTAGAAAGTTTTAGCACTTTCTTCGTCTGAAAAATAACCGTA from Leptospira selangorensis includes the following:
- a CDS encoding sulfite exporter TauE/SafE family protein encodes the protein MAPALVLLFFGSILAFWISTICGGGASLILIPILNSLLAPSIVPFALTVGTASNSASRIIIFKKNINWKIFYWFVPFSIPAVLLGAWLIKFLNPIYLQLSVSLFLLVNLPEIFKSKTDHETNEKPYPNFILAVIGFLSGLVSGITGAIGLLFNRFYLSYGLQKEEIVATRAANELFLHLFKLVVYITLGFYSEAAIYIGIAIALASIISSFSIKYILPYISDLVFKKIGYMSMVLAGIFLLSSSVNKIIDQDHISVSTSWVIREQETSISWRESNFILEYSWEEGLEIERPIFPQELPDQLILKYESMTRTYDRIFLEKVFRFREPISYEFYCYKGSNLTKFEFSE
- a CDS encoding vitamin B12-dependent ribonucleotide reductase produces the protein MKLNKHFTSPEKGFSKDLNWVKRNSKISNPDGSVVFEAKDILVPDQWSQVAVDILAQKYFRRKGVPKYLKKVDEKGIPEWLQRSEPDTEKLSSLKAEDRFGGEASAQEVFHRLAGCWTYWGYKYGYFSDEESAKTFYEEVAFMLASQMSAPNSPQWFNTGLHWAYGIDGKSQGHFYVDPTSAKLVKSSSAYEHPQPHACFIQSVDDDLVNEGGIMDLWVREARLFKYGSGTGTNFSNLRAENESLSGGGKSSGLMSFLKIGDRAAGAIKSGGTTRRAAKMVCLDVDHPDIDRFVDWKVEEEKKVASLVTGSILNNRHLNAIMKACYEMEGEDRFEPKKNAALKKTIVEAKKVLIPDNYIKRVIDLARQGYKELIFEELTTDWQSEAYNTVSGQNSNNSVRLPNEFMAAVEQDLPWHLYNRTEKEKALKEKRAAKPAKTIRARDLWDRISFAAWSSADPGTQYHTTINEWHTCPEDGNINASNPCSEYMFLDNTACNLASANLQKFVDPETLVFDVESFRYLCRLWTIILEISVTMAQFPSREIAELSYKFRTLGLGYANLGSALMIMGIPYDSKEAMAITGAITSIMHMTAYATSAEMAKELGPFPGYEKNKKHMLRVLRNHKRAAYNVPSEDYEGLTITPVGIDPAYCPSYLLKAAQEDSDNAVSLGEAHGYRNAQVTVIAPTGTIGLVMDCDTTGIEPDFALVKFKKLAGGGYFKIINQSVPLALRKLGYSPSEIESIVNYCKGHATLNGAPVINTQSLKEKGFTNEILEKVESSLPYAFDINFAFNKFNLGENFLQKNLGIAKETYDSFTFNLLEHLGFSKDEINKANDYVCGTMTIENAPYLKEKDYPVFDCANKCGKYGKRYLSYESHIRTMAAAQPFISGAISKTINLPEDATIEDIKNAYYISWKMMVKANALYRDGSKLSQPLNSVLELLNGIELEEQEEIVEAAVAKDPSQFAEKIVYKYISHRRKLPNRRAGYTQKAVVGGHKVYLRTGEYEDGQLGEIFVDMHKEGAAFRSLMNAFAISVSLGLQHGVPLEEFVDAFTFFKFEPNGIVTGNKHIKMSTSVIDFIFRELAITYLGRYDLGQVAPEDLRGDEIGSRKSSESIQPKAPVQPTASAVVETAPASEPETISYSQMMRTEKPSSSIALMEEIKIAKIKGYTGDSCTECGSFEMVRNGSCLKCMSCGATTGCS